The following proteins come from a genomic window of Flavobacterium eburneipallidum:
- the rocD gene encoding ornithine--oxo-acid transaminase, which yields MKSTPQTVSSKSSAMIAKETQYGAHNYHPLPVVLKRGEGVFVWDLEDKKYFDFLSAYSAVNQGHCHPKIVNAMIQQAQTLTLTSRAFYNDQLGNFEEYVTNYFGFDKVLPMNTGAEAVETALKLCRKWAYEVKGIPENKAQIIVCENNFHGRTTTIISFSNDETARKSFGPFTSGFIKIPYNDIQALENALQSTPNIAGFLVEPIQGEAGVYVPSEGYLAKAKALCEKQNVLFIADEVQTGIARTGKLLAVHHENVQPDILILGKALSGGVYPVSAVLANNSIMNVIKPGQHGSTFGGNPIASAVAIAALEVIKDEKLAENAERLGEILRKGLNEIAQRNSLIALVRGKGLLNAIVVDCDEESDLAWDICMKFSEYGLLAKPTHGNKIRFAPPLVITETQIQECLVIIEKALNNFR from the coding sequence ATGAAATCAACTCCTCAAACCGTTTCTTCAAAATCATCAGCAATGATCGCAAAAGAAACTCAATATGGTGCTCACAATTACCATCCTTTGCCAGTGGTTTTAAAAAGAGGAGAAGGAGTCTTTGTTTGGGATTTGGAAGATAAAAAATATTTCGATTTTCTGTCGGCATATTCAGCTGTGAATCAAGGACATTGTCATCCAAAAATTGTCAATGCAATGATACAACAAGCGCAAACACTAACCTTGACTTCTCGTGCTTTTTATAATGACCAATTAGGGAATTTTGAAGAATATGTAACTAATTATTTTGGGTTTGACAAAGTGTTGCCCATGAATACAGGTGCCGAAGCCGTAGAAACAGCACTTAAATTGTGTAGAAAATGGGCCTATGAAGTAAAAGGAATTCCAGAAAATAAAGCCCAAATTATTGTTTGCGAAAATAATTTTCATGGAAGAACCACCACTATCATTTCGTTTTCAAATGACGAAACCGCTCGAAAGAGTTTTGGTCCCTTTACTTCTGGATTCATCAAAATTCCATATAACGATATCCAAGCTCTTGAAAATGCTTTACAATCCACGCCCAATATCGCAGGATTTCTTGTTGAACCCATTCAGGGTGAAGCGGGTGTTTATGTACCTTCTGAGGGTTATTTAGCCAAAGCAAAGGCACTTTGTGAAAAACAAAATGTTTTATTCATTGCCGATGAAGTTCAAACAGGAATTGCTCGAACTGGAAAATTATTAGCTGTTCATCACGAGAATGTGCAGCCTGATATTTTGATTTTAGGAAAAGCACTTTCGGGTGGAGTTTATCCTGTTTCGGCTGTATTAGCGAACAATTCTATCATGAATGTAATCAAGCCAGGACAACACGGTTCTACTTTTGGCGGAAATCCAATTGCTTCCGCCGTTGCTATTGCGGCTCTCGAAGTAATTAAAGACGAAAAGCTTGCCGAAAATGCCGAACGTTTAGGCGAAATTTTGAGAAAAGGATTGAATGAAATTGCCCAACGAAACTCGTTAATTGCATTAGTTCGAGGCAAAGGTTTGTTGAATGCTATCGTAGTAGATTGTGATGAAGAATCGGATTTGGCTTGGGATATTTGTATGAAATTCAGCGAATACGGGCTATTAGCAAAACCTACTCACGGTAATAAGATTCGTTTTGCTCCACCATTAGTCATCACCGAAACACAAATTCAGGAATGCCTTGTTATCATCGAAAAAGCTTTGAATAATTTTAGGTAA
- a CDS encoding S8 family serine peptidase, translating into MRKIVVFLFLVSSFVGFSQEDAWVYFKDKPDSATYLANPLTMLSQRALDRRTQQNIALDTKDVPIYQPYINQIATATGITIKAKSKWFNCVHVRGLQADIIALKLLSFVDKVDFANRSINANKTSSPKYKTKPINKEVKTTTTFSYGNSANQIQMLNGHLLHQSNYTGAGKIIAVMDGGFPGVNTAASFSRLRANNQILGGYDYVNRNTDFYTGIPHGTSVLSLMGGFVDNMLVGTAPDASYYLFITEDSTKEEPLEMSNWVEAAEEADRLGVDIITTSLGYTQFDNSNYDFTYNDMNGSTTFISKGLDIASSRGMVCVVSAGNEGNQPWYYISAPADAVNALTIGAVKSDESYASFSSVGPTFDGRIKPDVTAQGQTPFVSDANGNINDTGSGTSYSAPLIAGMVACLWQALPTKTNQQIKQLITQSADKFTAPTAQFGYGIPDFSLAVANGLAVTDFEKNEFLLYPNPTKDIVSIALANGFDKGTIAFYTVLGQKVLEQNITNSSSVVSLKTLNAGTYFYKIESNGISKSGKIVKQ; encoded by the coding sequence ATGAGAAAAATAGTTGTTTTCCTGTTTTTAGTTTCCAGTTTTGTTGGCTTTTCGCAAGAAGATGCTTGGGTATATTTTAAAGACAAACCCGATTCGGCTACTTATTTGGCTAATCCATTGACGATGCTTTCGCAAAGAGCTTTGGACAGAAGGACTCAACAAAATATTGCTTTGGATACTAAAGACGTACCTATTTATCAACCCTATATTAATCAAATTGCTACTGCAACAGGAATCACAATAAAAGCCAAATCCAAATGGTTCAATTGTGTTCACGTTCGTGGTTTGCAAGCCGATATTATTGCGCTAAAATTATTGTCTTTTGTAGATAAAGTGGACTTTGCAAATCGTTCCATCAATGCTAATAAAACCAGTAGTCCAAAATATAAAACCAAACCAATAAATAAAGAAGTTAAAACTACAACTACTTTTAGCTACGGCAATTCAGCCAATCAAATTCAAATGCTCAACGGACATTTGTTGCACCAATCCAATTATACAGGAGCTGGAAAAATAATAGCTGTAATGGACGGTGGATTTCCTGGAGTAAATACAGCTGCGTCTTTTTCGAGATTGAGAGCTAATAATCAAATTCTGGGTGGTTATGATTATGTGAATAGAAATACTGATTTTTACACTGGTATTCCTCACGGAACATCCGTGCTTTCCTTGATGGGCGGTTTTGTTGATAATATGCTGGTAGGTACTGCTCCAGATGCTTCTTATTATTTATTTATTACAGAAGACAGCACAAAAGAAGAGCCATTAGAAATGTCCAACTGGGTAGAAGCGGCAGAAGAGGCTGACCGATTAGGAGTGGATATTATTACGACTTCATTAGGTTATACTCAATTTGATAATTCCAACTATGATTTTACTTATAATGATATGAATGGTTCGACGACTTTTATTTCTAAAGGATTGGATATTGCTTCCAGCCGTGGAATGGTTTGTGTAGTTTCGGCAGGTAACGAAGGCAATCAACCTTGGTATTATATTTCTGCACCAGCAGATGCTGTCAACGCATTAACCATTGGAGCTGTAAAATCGGATGAGTCTTATGCTAGTTTCAGTTCGGTGGGACCAACATTTGACGGAAGAATAAAACCAGATGTTACCGCTCAAGGACAGACACCCTTTGTGTCAGATGCTAACGGAAACATTAACGACACAGGAAGTGGAACCTCTTATTCGGCACCTCTTATTGCAGGAATGGTAGCTTGTTTGTGGCAGGCATTGCCAACCAAAACCAATCAGCAAATCAAACAATTAATCACACAATCGGCAGATAAATTTACCGCTCCAACCGCACAATTTGGATACGGAATTCCCGATTTTAGTTTAGCTGTAGCCAATGGATTAGCCGTTACTGATTTTGAAAAGAATGAATTTTTACTGTATCCAAATCCTACTAAAGATATTGTCTCGATAGCTTTGGCTAATGGATTCGACAAAGGAACTATTGCGTTTTATACCGTTTTAGGACAAAAAGTTTTAGAACAAAACATTACTAATTCCTCTTCGGTTGTTTCTTTGAAAACCTTAAATGCAGGAACTTACTTTTATAAAATAGAATCGAATGGAATTTCTAAAAGTGGTAAGATTGTAAAACAATAA
- a CDS encoding cytochrome c peroxidase yields MKLFQYFFLLIAISLFSCSNKEETLTLEDILKTTVNQQIDSLNTALIQLSKSTQKEAAKIQFPKCRAIYKKTEPFVEYYFQGFSRRINGPALPDVKIDDNVVNDPTGFQVIEEVIFSDEKLDLTKLKSDIEILKTDLLFVKNNLKDFPIQNHHLHELLQHQIIRTATMGITGFDSPVAFLSIQETNNSLEGIQQYFTFFCKKNEVKNKKKFIQILSKSKGYLNKNKDFNSFNRLVFIKDYLMPLSVELEIAFKDYLKDSPTGIKPFKGTLSDLMQGKGLNPDAFSPFADSKANAEKIALGKQFFNDKNLSKNNTISCASCHNADKGFTDGLQFSTIKVHNQSTSRNSPTLMYAAFQKSFFFDLRSQDLENQIEEVMKNPNEFNLSTQEITTRITQQEAYKSLLAKAFPDKKEITPFEIRNAIASYVRSLMPFNAKIDTYFKGKVALTKGEENGFNLFAGKAKCASCHFIPLYNGTVPPWYNNSESEVIGVPKSNKWKNAVVDSDLGRYNTNQIEQFRFSFKTPTIRNVEKTAPYMHNGIYNNLEDVVKFYELGGGNGIGMQLEFQTLPFDNLKLTEREKKDIILFMKTLTDN; encoded by the coding sequence ATGAAGCTATTTCAATACTTTTTTTTACTAATTGCAATTAGTCTTTTTTCTTGTTCCAATAAAGAAGAAACATTGACTCTTGAAGACATACTGAAAACAACGGTCAATCAACAAATAGATTCCTTGAACACGGCTTTGATTCAGTTGTCAAAATCTACACAAAAAGAGGCTGCAAAAATCCAATTTCCCAAATGCAGAGCTATTTACAAAAAAACTGAACCTTTTGTAGAGTATTATTTTCAAGGATTTAGCCGACGAATTAATGGTCCCGCTCTACCCGATGTAAAAATTGACGATAATGTAGTAAATGATCCAACAGGTTTTCAAGTGATTGAAGAAGTGATTTTCTCTGATGAAAAATTAGACCTAACCAAGTTGAAATCGGATATTGAAATCCTAAAAACCGATTTGCTTTTTGTGAAAAACAATTTGAAGGATTTCCCCATTCAAAATCATCATTTGCATGAATTGTTACAACATCAAATTATTAGAACTGCCACAATGGGAATCACGGGTTTCGATTCGCCAGTAGCTTTTCTTTCTATTCAAGAAACCAATAATTCATTAGAGGGAATTCAACAGTATTTTACATTTTTTTGCAAAAAAAATGAAGTTAAAAACAAGAAAAAATTCATCCAAATCTTATCCAAAAGCAAAGGGTATCTAAATAAGAACAAGGATTTCAATAGCTTTAATCGATTAGTTTTCATCAAAGATTATTTGATGCCTTTGAGTGTGGAATTAGAAATTGCTTTTAAAGACTATTTGAAAGATAGTCCAACAGGCATAAAACCATTCAAAGGTACATTATCGGATTTGATGCAAGGCAAAGGATTGAATCCTGATGCTTTTTCGCCATTTGCCGATTCTAAAGCGAATGCCGAAAAAATAGCTTTAGGAAAACAATTTTTCAACGATAAAAATCTTTCGAAAAACAACACTATCAGTTGTGCCAGTTGTCATAATGCCGACAAAGGTTTTACCGATGGGCTTCAGTTTTCGACCATCAAAGTACACAATCAATCTACTTCAAGAAATTCGCCAACGTTGATGTATGCTGCGTTTCAAAAATCTTTTTTCTTTGATTTGCGTTCCCAAGATTTAGAAAATCAAATTGAAGAAGTCATGAAAAACCCGAATGAATTCAATCTTTCGACACAAGAAATCACAACCAGAATAACCCAACAAGAAGCCTACAAATCATTGCTTGCCAAGGCTTTTCCAGATAAAAAAGAGATTACACCATTCGAAATCAGAAACGCCATTGCCAGCTACGTCAGAAGTTTGATGCCTTTTAATGCCAAAATTGATACCTATTTCAAAGGCAAAGTTGCTTTAACAAAAGGAGAAGAAAACGGATTCAATTTATTTGCAGGTAAAGCCAAATGTGCTTCTTGTCATTTTATTCCACTCTATAACGGAACTGTTCCACCTTGGTACAACAATTCCGAATCGGAAGTAATTGGAGTTCCTAAATCGAATAAATGGAAAAATGCTGTTGTTGATTCGGATTTAGGAAGATACAATACCAATCAAATCGAACAATTTAGGTTTTCTTTCAAAACACCAACAATTCGAAATGTAGAAAAAACGGCTCCTTATATGCACAATGGAATTTATAACAACTTGGAAGATGTAGTCAAGTTTTATGAGCTAGGTGGCGGAAATGGTATTGGAATGCAATTGGAATTTCAAACCCTACCTTTTGATAATCTCAAATTGACCGAAAGAGAAAAAAAAGATATTATTTTGTTTATGAAAACACTGACTGATAATTAA
- a CDS encoding DNA-deoxyinosine glycosylase: MIKYSFPPISSPNSKILILGTMPGVQSLLLSQYYGHPRNAFWKIIFTLFETPFTTDYEKRKNILLENGIAVWDVLEACIREGSLDSAIEQEVPNAINLFLKDHPNIHSIFFNGQKAAAYFKKYIQPEKEYHLTTLPSTSPANAGKSFGTKLKEWSVIKL; this comes from the coding sequence ATGATAAAATATTCTTTTCCTCCTATTTCGAGTCCTAATTCCAAAATCTTAATTCTGGGAACTATGCCTGGAGTGCAATCTTTGTTATTAAGTCAGTACTACGGACATCCTAGAAATGCTTTTTGGAAAATTATCTTTACCCTTTTTGAAACTCCTTTTACTACTGATTATGAGAAAAGGAAAAACATCTTATTAGAAAATGGAATTGCCGTTTGGGATGTGCTAGAAGCCTGTATAAGAGAAGGAAGTTTGGATAGCGCCATTGAACAAGAAGTGCCCAATGCCATCAATTTGTTTTTGAAAGATCATCCCAATATCCACTCCATTTTTTTCAACGGTCAAAAAGCAGCTGCTTATTTCAAAAAGTACATTCAACCAGAAAAAGAATATCATTTGACAACTTTACCCTCTACAAGTCCTGCTAATGCTGGAAAATCATTTGGCACAAAATTAAAAGAATGGTCAGTTATTAAATTATAG
- a CDS encoding alpha-ketoglutarate-dependent dioxygenase AlkB family protein, with amino-acid sequence MDLFSSETDRSKNILPKDGTVNYYGKLLTDQQANHYFDALMNTIEWKNDQAIIFGKLIVTKRKVAWYGDTDFEYTYSNISKRALPWTTELLELKSLAEANSGETFNSCLLNLYHTGDEGMAWHSDAEKDLKKNGAIGSMSFGAERKFAFKHKETKETVSILLEHGSLLVMKDTTQTHWLHRLPPTKLINKPRINLTFRTIITV; translated from the coding sequence ATGGATTTATTCAGCAGTGAAACAGACCGTTCCAAAAACATTTTACCTAAAGATGGTACCGTAAATTATTACGGTAAATTATTGACTGACCAGCAAGCCAATCATTATTTTGACGCTTTGATGAATACCATTGAATGGAAAAACGACCAAGCCATTATCTTTGGCAAACTGATTGTAACCAAACGAAAAGTAGCTTGGTATGGCGACACCGATTTTGAATATACTTATTCCAATATTAGCAAACGGGCATTGCCATGGACAACCGAATTATTAGAATTAAAATCTCTTGCCGAAGCCAATTCAGGCGAAACATTCAATTCCTGTTTACTGAACTTATACCACACTGGCGATGAAGGAATGGCTTGGCACAGCGATGCCGAAAAAGATTTGAAGAAAAATGGAGCCATCGGTTCGATGAGTTTTGGAGCAGAACGCAAATTTGCTTTCAAACATAAAGAAACCAAAGAAACCGTTTCGATTCTTTTAGAACACGGTAGTTTATTAGTAATGAAAGACACTACACAAACCCATTGGTTACACCGGCTTCCGCCAACAAAATTAATCAACAAACCTAGAATAAATTTGACTTTTAGAACTATTATTACTGTTTAG
- a CDS encoding alkaline phosphatase, translating into MERRKFLRNGSLFTLGASLLNPFEGTAKSLDLDSIKKNSKAKNIIVIVSDGMSIGTLNMADIYLNRKTGKGSNWIQLYKDNRVTRALMDMASASSIVTDSAAASSSWGSGFRVNNGALNVGVNGEEYLPIWQKFKKAGKMAGCVTTVPITHATPAGFCIASKSRNSQESIAEMYLDLKFDIMMGGGNNYFAAESRKDKRNMYQEFSKKGFHVVKTKSEMLAADNSKPILGVFYDDGLPYSKDRESSKELTEKIPTLAEMTQRAIDKMKNHPKGFVLQVEAGKVDWAAHGNDIAGLLYDQVAHDEAVKVAIDFAEKDKNTLVIITTDHGNANPGIIYGKETNVNFDSIQKYKQTNDWILNGIGKETSVAQVIERVEYANNYVLKDEEAKDILSFYSNIKMEDGLYNPKHLPFKKLAEIQKQYNSVGWISMDHSADYTELAMFGTGSHLLKPFIKNTDLHYLMLEAAEVENKF; encoded by the coding sequence ATGGAAAGAAGAAAATTCTTAAGAAACGGATCACTTTTTACACTCGGTGCCTCACTACTAAATCCTTTTGAAGGTACTGCAAAAAGTTTGGATTTAGATTCCATAAAAAAAAATAGCAAAGCAAAAAATATCATTGTAATAGTTAGTGATGGAATGAGCATTGGAACACTCAACATGGCTGACATATATTTGAATCGTAAAACAGGAAAAGGTAGTAACTGGATACAATTGTATAAAGACAATCGTGTTACTAGAGCTTTGATGGATATGGCTTCGGCATCGTCAATCGTTACCGATTCTGCTGCCGCCAGTTCGTCTTGGGGAAGTGGATTTCGCGTGAATAATGGAGCGTTAAATGTTGGAGTGAATGGTGAAGAATATTTACCGATTTGGCAAAAATTCAAAAAAGCTGGAAAAATGGCTGGTTGTGTAACTACAGTACCTATAACTCATGCAACTCCAGCTGGTTTTTGTATTGCATCCAAGAGTAGAAACAGTCAAGAGTCTATCGCCGAAATGTACCTTGATTTGAAATTTGACATCATGATGGGTGGTGGCAATAATTATTTTGCAGCTGAAAGTCGCAAAGACAAACGTAATATGTACCAAGAATTTTCAAAAAAAGGATTTCATGTAGTCAAAACAAAAAGCGAAATGCTTGCAGCCGATAATAGCAAACCTATTTTAGGCGTGTTTTATGACGATGGTCTTCCTTATTCCAAAGACAGAGAAAGCAGTAAAGAACTTACCGAAAAAATTCCAACTTTGGCAGAAATGACTCAACGAGCTATCGATAAAATGAAAAATCATCCAAAAGGCTTTGTATTGCAAGTTGAAGCTGGAAAAGTGGATTGGGCGGCTCATGGCAATGACATTGCAGGATTACTATACGATCAAGTCGCTCATGACGAAGCCGTGAAAGTCGCTATTGATTTTGCTGAAAAAGACAAAAACACTTTAGTCATTATTACCACAGATCACGGTAATGCTAATCCGGGTATTATTTATGGCAAAGAAACCAATGTCAATTTTGATTCCATTCAAAAATACAAACAAACCAACGATTGGATTCTAAATGGTATAGGCAAAGAAACTTCTGTTGCTCAAGTTATAGAACGTGTAGAATATGCCAATAATTATGTTTTAAAAGATGAGGAAGCAAAAGACATTTTAAGCTTTTATTCAAACATCAAGATGGAAGATGGACTGTATAATCCTAAACATTTGCCTTTCAAAAAATTAGCTGAAATTCAAAAACAATACAATTCAGTGGGTTGGATTAGCATGGATCACTCTGCTGATTATACGGAATTAGCCATGTTTGGAACAGGAAGTCATTTGCTAAAACCATTTATCAAAAATACCGATTTACATTATCTAATGCTAGAAGCTGCCGAAGTAGAAAACAAATTTTAG
- a CDS encoding 5'-methylthioadenosine/adenosylhomocysteine nucleosidase, which produces MKKRIIGIMGAMPEEIEGVVSLLNNCTSSSMGKRTYFSGQINGIDTVVVFSRWGKVAAATTVTTLIHEFKITELWFTGVAGAIDPDLKIGDVVVGKRLIQHDMDARPLMNQHEIPLLNKTYFESDASLLDMASKSVATIFKNSSLNSAIDAEDLNRFSITKPQLFIGDIASGDQFFSSNEQKQNLNNQLPDVLCVEMEGAAVAQVCYEYAIPFCIIRTISDAADANSHLDFPSFVKKIASKYATEIIKDIYSQF; this is translated from the coding sequence ATGAAAAAAAGGATTATCGGAATAATGGGGGCAATGCCCGAAGAGATTGAAGGGGTTGTTAGTTTATTAAATAACTGTACTTCCTCATCTATGGGTAAACGCACTTATTTTAGCGGACAAATTAATGGTATTGATACAGTGGTAGTGTTTTCGAGATGGGGAAAAGTGGCTGCTGCGACAACTGTTACTACTCTTATTCATGAATTTAAAATAACAGAATTATGGTTTACTGGAGTGGCAGGAGCGATAGATCCAGATTTAAAAATTGGCGATGTGGTTGTTGGCAAACGACTGATTCAGCATGATATGGATGCTCGACCTTTGATGAATCAACACGAAATTCCTTTGTTGAATAAAACGTATTTTGAAAGTGATGCTAGTTTGTTGGATATGGCTTCTAAATCAGTGGCTACTATTTTTAAAAACAGTAGTTTAAATTCGGCTATCGATGCTGAAGATTTGAATCGTTTTTCTATTACAAAACCTCAATTATTTATTGGAGACATAGCTAGTGGAGATCAATTTTTTTCTAGTAACGAACAAAAACAAAATCTTAATAACCAATTGCCCGATGTATTGTGTGTAGAAATGGAAGGAGCTGCTGTTGCTCAAGTTTGTTATGAGTATGCAATTCCGTTTTGCATTATAAGAACGATTTCCGATGCGGCGGATGCTAATTCACACCTTGATTTTCCTTCTTTTGTAAAAAAAATTGCCAGTAAATATGCCACCGAAATAATAAAAGATATTTATTCACAGTTCTAA
- a CDS encoding 4a-hydroxytetrahydrobiopterin dehydratase, which produces MKKLNTAEIQAGLQQIDSKWEIKENCIHREIVFKNFVEAFSFMTSVAMLAEKDNHHPNWKNTYNKVTIALNTHDADGITHKDFDLAKEIDTILSNIVL; this is translated from the coding sequence ATGAAAAAGCTAAACACAGCAGAAATTCAAGCAGGTTTACAACAAATTGATTCGAAATGGGAAATTAAAGAGAACTGTATTCATCGAGAAATAGTATTCAAAAATTTTGTTGAAGCTTTTTCGTTTATGACTTCAGTGGCAATGCTAGCAGAAAAAGACAATCATCATCCCAATTGGAAAAATACCTATAACAAAGTTACGATTGCACTCAACACGCACGATGCTGACGGAATAACCCACAAAGATTTCGATTTGGCAAAAGAAATTGATACGATTTTGAGTAATATTGTTTTATAA
- a CDS encoding M28 family metallopeptidase, with amino-acid sequence MKKITLIGFLVVLLWSCSSQMPKDSAIDATKYLKTITAADLKTHLTIVASDEMEGRETGSAGQKKAGKYLINQYQSNAISFPKGATDYYQKVPAAFLNTDSNRNLPDSENIWAYIEGSEKPNEVIVISAHYDHVGVKNGEIYNGADDDGSGTVALLEIAQAFAKAKKEGYKPKRSILFLHVTAEEHGLFGSSYYTENPLFPLTNTVANVNIDMIGRHDELHNDSSNYTYIIGSDFLSTDLHNSCEVANKKYVNLFLDYRYNNKTDPNRFYYRSDHYNFAKNGIPSVFLFTGVHADYHKTTDDMDKIEFDALTKRTQLAFAIVWELANRENRPVVDKN; translated from the coding sequence ATGAAAAAAATAACACTTATAGGTTTTCTTGTGGTACTCTTGTGGAGTTGTTCTAGCCAAATGCCAAAAGACAGCGCAATAGATGCTACCAAATACCTCAAAACTATTACTGCTGCTGATTTAAAAACACACCTCACTATTGTAGCATCGGATGAAATGGAAGGTCGAGAAACAGGTTCTGCAGGGCAAAAAAAGGCGGGTAAATATTTAATTAATCAATATCAATCTAATGCTATTTCTTTTCCAAAAGGAGCAACAGATTATTACCAAAAAGTTCCTGCAGCTTTCTTGAATACAGACAGTAATCGCAATTTGCCTGATTCTGAAAATATTTGGGCTTATATCGAAGGTTCTGAAAAACCCAATGAAGTCATTGTAATTTCGGCTCATTACGATCATGTAGGGGTAAAAAACGGCGAAATATATAATGGTGCTGATGATGATGGATCGGGAACTGTAGCCCTGTTAGAAATTGCTCAAGCTTTTGCAAAAGCAAAAAAAGAAGGCTACAAGCCAAAACGTTCTATTTTATTTCTTCATGTTACTGCCGAAGAACACGGCCTTTTTGGTTCCAGTTATTATACTGAAAATCCATTATTTCCATTAACCAATACTGTTGCTAATGTGAATATTGATATGATTGGTCGCCACGACGAATTGCATAACGATTCTAGTAATTATACCTATATTATCGGTTCTGATTTTCTTTCGACAGATTTACACAACAGTTGCGAAGTCGCCAACAAAAAGTATGTGAACCTATTTTTAGACTACAGATACAATAACAAAACTGATCCTAACCGATTTTACTATCGCTCCGATCATTACAATTTTGCCAAAAATGGAATACCATCCGTTTTTCTTTTTACAGGAGTTCATGCTGATTATCATAAAACTACAGACGATATGGATAAAATTGAATTTGATGCGTTAACGAAAAGAACGCAACTAGCTTTTGCTATTGTTTGGGAATTAGCCAATAGAGAAAACCGTCCTGTGGTTGATAAAAATTAA
- a CDS encoding FRG domain-containing protein — MTRKKITSIPKLFELIEKFRKTNAYKFRGQSDESWDLIPTCGRPGFNNIKDDVVFKQWKRRAKYYLKNVNYSEWELLAIAQHNGLPTRLLDWSQNPLIALFFLCSENYDKDGALYITKIESNIIDETAYSPFDIDKEIKIYQPSTSTSRIANQLGYFTVHKNPKMPMTKTNYNGYLEKYIISSELKEEIIFMLNQFGVNYLTIYPDLEGLSKHLKWFSCNIYNFDSEIKIDDLENLI, encoded by the coding sequence ATGACGAGAAAAAAAATAACTTCTATTCCTAAATTATTTGAACTTATTGAAAAATTTAGAAAAACTAATGCTTATAAATTTAGAGGACAAAGTGATGAATCTTGGGATTTAATTCCAACCTGCGGCCGACCAGGTTTTAATAATATAAAAGATGATGTAGTTTTTAAACAATGGAAACGTAGAGCTAAATATTATCTTAAAAATGTTAATTATTCCGAATGGGAACTACTTGCAATAGCTCAACATAATGGATTACCAACAAGATTATTGGATTGGTCACAAAATCCTTTAATAGCTTTATTTTTTTTATGCTCTGAAAATTATGATAAAGATGGTGCTTTATACATTACAAAAATAGAATCTAATATTATTGACGAAACTGCCTATTCTCCATTTGATATTGATAAAGAAATTAAAATATACCAACCTTCAACTTCGACTAGTCGGATTGCAAATCAATTAGGTTATTTCACTGTTCATAAAAATCCAAAAATGCCTATGACTAAAACGAATTATAATGGATATTTAGAAAAATATATCATTTCATCAGAATTAAAAGAAGAAATAATATTTATGCTTAATCAGTTTGGAGTTAATTATTTAACTATTTACCCAGATTTAGAAGGTTTAAGTAAACATTTGAAGTGGTTTTCGTGCAATATTTATAATTTTGATTCTGAAATAAAAATTGATGACCTAGAAAACTTAATTTAA